From a region of the Synechococcus sp. PCC 7502 genome:
- a CDS encoding DUF4253 domain-containing protein, with protein sequence MLKDIQALLQGSFLAHAQMMELEIPRTKDVAIAIAITPENKIAAWKLLKSHLAQTQRYPVITTSWGRNLSTWEQSMLDADLFSRFYFDEEYPEQLSPEAMIARVDLYNDDYLAECLRSESQTFTHNLRKQLQFELENTESKFGIIPSESEIWGSKEIQTIVDVERYLLKWEQQHNLTPTIDLGYQDWFEPRDQALVLVLLPNPHSWNALAYLSWFGGSKHAIPLIRQWHRDFGAELVCHYGTMLQFFVERPPTDFNKAFELAWQQVALAPCTTFLPGVSIRNHARALLKLDRWFIHERP encoded by the coding sequence ATGCTTAAAGATATACAGGCACTGCTACAAGGATCATTTTTGGCACATGCCCAGATGATGGAACTGGAAATTCCTAGAACTAAAGATGTGGCGATCGCTATTGCTATTACCCCAGAAAATAAGATTGCAGCCTGGAAATTGCTTAAAAGTCATCTAGCTCAAACCCAAAGATACCCAGTTATAACTACCTCGTGGGGGAGAAACCTTAGCACTTGGGAACAGTCTATGCTTGATGCTGATTTATTTAGTCGATTTTATTTTGATGAAGAATACCCCGAACAGTTATCCCCAGAGGCAATGATTGCTAGGGTAGATTTATATAATGACGATTACTTGGCTGAGTGTTTAAGATCTGAATCGCAAACTTTTACTCACAATTTAAGAAAACAGCTTCAATTTGAACTAGAAAATACTGAGTCTAAGTTTGGCATAATTCCTTCAGAATCAGAAATTTGGGGCTCAAAAGAAATTCAGACAATTGTTGATGTCGAGCGTTATTTACTTAAATGGGAACAGCAGCATAACTTGACTCCAACTATAGACTTAGGCTATCAAGATTGGTTTGAGCCTAGAGATCAAGCTTTAGTATTAGTTTTATTACCAAATCCCCATAGTTGGAATGCCCTAGCCTATTTATCATGGTTTGGTGGTTCTAAACATGCAATACCTCTAATCAGACAATGGCATCGAGACTTCGGAGCGGAATTAGTTTGTCATTATGGCACCATGTTGCAATTTTTTGTGGAACGTCCACCTACAGATTTCAATAAGGCATTTGAACTGGCATGGCAACAGGTAGCTTTAGCCCCATGTACTACATTTTTACCTGGAGTATCAATCCGCAATCATGCAAGGGCTTTACTGAAACTCGATCGCTGGTTTATCCATGAACGACCATAA
- a CDS encoding RDD family protein, with amino-acid sequence MRFFNQVTLSTPESVELEFTLAGIGNRALALMIDYLVWGSILIVVLFTWGILSTQIPANIASQFGAWAFAITLLLTFFIYVGYFVFFETLWQGQTPGKRFVKIRVIQDNGKPIGIQQATLRALLRPIDDTFSLGAIFIVFNAKEKRLGDWVAGTIVVQEERRSNNPDKFVISDQAQAIANQLLEEADVTALLPDDFAVIKEYLKRRKDMEPSARLELSRKLGKQLKELISLETVPPQVSSELFLEAVYLAYQQQN; translated from the coding sequence ATGCGATTTTTTAATCAAGTCACCCTCTCCACCCCAGAAAGCGTTGAACTGGAATTCACCCTAGCAGGGATCGGTAATCGGGCATTGGCTCTAATGATTGATTACCTAGTCTGGGGCAGTATTTTAATTGTGGTGCTGTTCACTTGGGGGATACTCTCTACCCAAATTCCTGCAAATATTGCATCCCAGTTTGGTGCTTGGGCTTTTGCTATTACCTTGCTCTTAACATTCTTTATCTATGTCGGCTATTTTGTATTTTTTGAAACCCTGTGGCAAGGGCAAACACCAGGGAAACGCTTCGTTAAAATTCGGGTTATTCAAGATAATGGTAAACCCATTGGCATTCAACAGGCAACTTTACGGGCTTTGCTCAGACCCATTGATGATACTTTTTCCCTAGGGGCAATATTTATTGTGTTTAACGCCAAGGAAAAACGCCTTGGGGATTGGGTGGCTGGCACCATTGTGGTTCAAGAGGAACGGCGCAGTAATAACCCTGATAAATTTGTAATCTCCGATCAAGCTCAAGCTATAGCAAATCAATTACTAGAAGAAGCTGATGTTACTGCACTATTACCCGATGACTTTGCGGTAATTAAGGAATACCTAAAACGGCGCAAAGACATGGAGCCTAGTGCCAGACTAGAATTAAGTCGTAAACTTGGTAAGCAACTCAAGGAGTTAATTAGTTTAGAAACAGTACCACCGCAAGTTAGCTCCGAGCTATTTTTAGAAGCAGTATATTTAGCATATCAACAACAAAATTAA
- a CDS encoding stage II sporulation protein M, which translates to MNIQRWIARRETNWRQLEQLLTQVEKRGLKSLNAGEIGILASLYRSVSADLARARTHNVGNTLIQDLQTLTARSYNQIYQGDRQKDTNAIKDFYIWGLPSVIQQTWGYIAVAFGIFLLGALVAWWFSWQDPMFMALVVPEGLIRMVRDRHELWMGSILGNEPLASSNIMINNMAVSFNAIAGGITGGVFSAYLLFFNGLLIGAIAVLVGQNGLAFPFWAFVFPHGSLELPAIFIAGGAGLLIARALLLPGQYRRVDAFRVYGSQAAQLVYGIIPMLLIAGAIEGFISPNPAIPDLLKYAIGMLLFVLLILYCQRQQQPD; encoded by the coding sequence ATGAATATACAACGGTGGATTGCTAGGCGAGAGACAAACTGGAGGCAACTGGAGCAGCTATTAACCCAAGTAGAAAAGCGTGGTTTGAAATCCTTAAATGCGGGTGAAATTGGGATTTTGGCAAGTTTATATCGTTCGGTTTCCGCAGATTTGGCAAGGGCAAGAACTCACAATGTTGGTAATACTTTAATTCAAGACCTGCAAACTCTAACAGCAAGGAGCTATAACCAGATTTATCAAGGCGATCGCCAAAAGGATACAAATGCCATTAAAGATTTCTATATATGGGGACTACCCTCTGTAATTCAGCAAACATGGGGCTACATTGCGGTGGCGTTTGGTATATTCCTATTAGGAGCTTTAGTGGCTTGGTGGTTTTCATGGCAGGACCCGATGTTTATGGCTTTGGTTGTACCTGAAGGATTAATTAGAATGGTGCGCGATCGCCATGAGCTATGGATGGGTTCGATCCTAGGCAATGAACCTTTAGCATCTAGTAACATCATGATTAATAACATGGCGGTGTCTTTTAATGCGATTGCTGGGGGGATTACAGGGGGAGTATTTAGTGCTTACTTACTATTTTTTAATGGTTTATTAATTGGAGCGATCGCAGTTTTAGTGGGGCAGAATGGTCTGGCATTTCCCTTTTGGGCGTTTGTATTTCCACATGGCTCCTTGGAATTACCCGCAATTTTTATCGCAGGGGGGGCAGGCTTATTAATTGCGAGGGCGTTACTCTTACCAGGGCAGTATCGGCGGGTAGATGCCTTTAGGGTGTATGGTTCCCAAGCGGCACAACTGGTCTATGGCATTATTCCCATGTTATTGATTGCAGGAGCAATCGAAGGCTTTATTTCGCCTAATCCTGCCATTCCCGATTTACTAAAATATGCCATTGGCATGCTGCTGTTTGTGTTGTTAATCCTTTACTGTCAACGGCAACAACAACCAGATTAG
- a CDS encoding acetyl-CoA carboxylase carboxyltransferase subunit alpha, producing MSDRPILLDFEKPIVELENRIDQIRNLAKENGVDVSDQIQQLEKRADQLRREIFTTLSPIQRIQIARHPRRPSTLDYIQAITDEWIELHGDRHGNDDPALVGGIAKLNGQGCLILGHQKGRDTKDNVARNFGMASPGGYRKALRLMEHANRFGMPIITFIDTPGAYPGIAAEEQGQGEAIAVNLREMFNFEVPIICTVIGEGGSGGALGIGVGDHIMMFENSVYSVISPEGCAAILWKDATKANKAAEALRITAFDLKQLGIVDEVLSEPDGGAHRSPLQTAQTLKAAIINNLAKLNLMTKSDRQERRYQKFRKMGVFLELERELN from the coding sequence ATGTCCGATCGCCCCATCCTCCTTGACTTTGAAAAGCCCATCGTTGAGCTAGAAAATCGTATTGATCAAATTCGCAATCTCGCTAAAGAAAATGGAGTTGATGTGAGCGATCAAATTCAACAACTAGAAAAGCGTGCCGATCAACTGCGCCGAGAAATATTTACAACCCTATCGCCCATCCAAAGAATTCAAATTGCTCGTCATCCCCGCCGTCCCAGCACCTTGGATTATATTCAAGCAATTACCGATGAATGGATAGAACTCCACGGCGATCGCCACGGTAATGATGATCCTGCCCTTGTGGGTGGTATTGCCAAGCTGAATGGTCAGGGCTGTTTAATTTTGGGACACCAAAAGGGTAGAGATACTAAAGATAATGTGGCGCGTAACTTTGGAATGGCATCACCCGGTGGCTATCGCAAGGCATTAAGGCTGATGGAACATGCCAATCGGTTTGGGATGCCAATTATTACTTTTATTGATACCCCCGGGGCATATCCGGGTATTGCAGCAGAGGAACAGGGACAGGGTGAGGCGATCGCTGTGAATTTACGCGAGATGTTTAATTTTGAAGTCCCAATTATCTGCACTGTGATTGGTGAAGGTGGATCGGGTGGAGCATTGGGCATTGGCGTAGGGGATCACATTATGATGTTTGAAAATTCCGTATATTCAGTGATTTCTCCCGAAGGTTGTGCGGCAATTTTATGGAAGGATGCCACGAAAGCGAATAAAGCAGCAGAGGCATTGCGGATTACAGCTTTTGACTTAAAGCAACTGGGCATTGTGGATGAAGTCCTATCAGAACCCGATGGAGGAGCGCATCGATCGCCACTGCAAACAGCCCAAACCCTAAAAGCGGCAATTATTAATAATTTGGCAAAACTCAACCTCATGACTAAAAGCGATCGCCAAGAGCGCAGGTATCAAAAATTTCGCAAAATGGGAGTATTTCTGGAACTAGAGCGTGAGCTAAATTAG
- a CDS encoding YkgJ family cysteine cluster protein, protein MLELIDQINKIYRAIDQQIEVLQQASGLQCPSGCGKCCENPQVETTVLEVLPLALELVQRDEAEYWLEQAAHANHSGVCIFYQPDHLVAGNGRCGVYAWRPSLCRLFGFASITNKHGQSELAACKIHKQTMPEVLATLPIELAPNFSDYSMQLRNLNPDQSDLLPINTAMAIAINKVGLLRDYQDY, encoded by the coding sequence ATGCTGGAACTCATCGATCAAATTAACAAAATCTATAGAGCGATCGATCAACAGATAGAAGTCTTACAACAGGCATCGGGTTTGCAATGTCCTAGCGGCTGCGGTAAATGCTGCGAAAATCCTCAAGTGGAAACTACAGTTCTTGAAGTTCTACCTCTAGCATTAGAGTTAGTGCAAAGAGATGAGGCTGAATATTGGTTAGAACAGGCTGCCCATGCTAACCACTCAGGAGTCTGTATTTTTTATCAGCCCGATCACCTAGTTGCAGGTAATGGACGTTGTGGCGTATATGCTTGGCGACCCTCCCTGTGTCGATTGTTTGGTTTTGCCAGTATTACCAATAAGCATGGGCAGTCAGAATTAGCAGCTTGTAAAATTCATAAACAAACTATGCCCGAAGTGCTGGCAACATTACCCATAGAACTAGCTCCCAATTTTAGTGACTACTCCATGCAGTTGCGAAACCTGAACCCCGATCAAAGTGATTTACTGCCAATTAATACCGCTATGGCGATCGCTATCAATAAAGTTGGGTTGCTGCGAGATTATCAAGATTATTAA
- a CDS encoding cyclic nucleotide-binding domain-containing protein — protein sequence MKNETLVYLTSSDWQALGEIAIRKFFATGEIIIAEGYSLRSIFILRRGYVQVEREYQGKGIALSQLGVGAVFGEMSLLEQQDGASASVIAASEVEVDVIEELSLRSLLNSLPGFSSRFYQSLAVTLSQRLRAVSEQLSQRNDQSHRPTRTGNISERQIPPILVDDVEKFKKTMTQIEQQVRSRQITSIQAQTQTYNACTQLMDSLSKHSQGESLIDSAWSNLLAFRDLDQVESGIGDYVFRELFPLMMQSTTIAHCYTRPRGLVDGYETNQLIYANEAEGDGWIGEFIDSWFLATQFCQNRRQGRQELVQLLQHYGQQPSTSILSLTSGAALELLDVLPKIPSLHVTLICQDLIALHKTRQAAEKLGCAKRMTLIQNDLLLLAKGQEKLTLPPQQFIYSFGLLDYLTDEQLILVLQWISTQLADQGTVLLTNISPEHPDRLLIKHILEWSPYYRTSSELAEFLLLAGLEPITPPDVKTIGISWVMGRKESK from the coding sequence ATGAAAAATGAAACCTTAGTTTACCTCACTAGCAGCGATTGGCAAGCCCTTGGTGAGATTGCGATCCGAAAATTCTTTGCCACTGGAGAAATTATTATCGCCGAAGGATATTCTCTTCGCAGTATTTTTATCCTGCGTCGGGGTTATGTTCAAGTAGAACGTGAATACCAAGGAAAGGGAATTGCCCTCAGCCAATTGGGTGTAGGTGCTGTTTTTGGTGAAATGTCCTTGTTGGAGCAACAAGATGGAGCCAGTGCCTCAGTCATCGCCGCCTCTGAAGTCGAAGTGGACGTAATCGAAGAGCTATCCCTACGTTCTTTACTTAATTCTTTACCTGGCTTTTCGTCCCGTTTTTATCAATCCTTAGCCGTGACGCTGTCTCAGCGATTACGCGCTGTCTCAGAGCAACTCTCCCAAAGAAATGACCAAAGCCATCGCCCAACGCGGACTGGAAATATTAGTGAACGCCAGATTCCCCCCATCCTTGTGGATGATGTAGAAAAATTTAAGAAAACCATGACTCAGATTGAGCAACAAGTGCGATCTCGGCAGATCACGAGCATTCAGGCGCAAACCCAGACGTATAATGCCTGTACCCAACTTATGGACTCCCTTAGCAAGCATAGCCAAGGAGAATCTTTAATTGATTCAGCTTGGAGTAATTTGTTAGCCTTTCGGGACTTAGACCAAGTGGAGTCAGGCATCGGCGACTATGTATTTAGAGAATTGTTTCCTTTGATGATGCAGAGCACAACCATTGCCCATTGCTATACCCGTCCACGTGGCTTAGTCGATGGCTACGAAACCAACCAACTCATCTATGCTAATGAAGCGGAAGGAGATGGCTGGATTGGTGAGTTCATTGACAGTTGGTTTCTCGCAACACAGTTTTGCCAAAACCGACGGCAGGGGCGGCAAGAACTCGTCCAACTTCTACAGCACTATGGTCAACAACCTTCTACATCCATTCTTAGTCTAACCAGTGGTGCTGCGCTTGAGTTGCTCGATGTATTGCCGAAGATACCTTCGCTCCATGTAACCCTGATTTGTCAGGACTTGATCGCCCTACACAAAACTAGGCAAGCAGCAGAAAAGTTAGGTTGTGCAAAGCGTATGACTCTGATCCAAAATGACTTATTGCTGTTAGCAAAAGGGCAAGAAAAATTGACCTTACCACCGCAACAGTTTATCTATAGTTTCGGATTGCTTGATTATTTAACTGATGAGCAATTGATTTTGGTTTTGCAATGGATCTCTACACAATTAGCAGACCAAGGAACCGTACTCCTAACAAATATTAGTCCTGAGCATCCTGACCGATTATTGATCAAGCACATCTTAGAGTGGTCGCCATACTATCGTACCTCGTCCGAGCTAGCAGAGTTTTTGCTATTAGCAGGGCTTGAACCAATTACCCCCCCAGATGTTAAGACAATAGGGATCTCTTGGGTGATGGGACGTAAAGAAAGTAAATAA
- a CDS encoding oxygenase MpaB family protein: protein MTFKHSYYRFDEAFQEYGLQATRCKEFLFKGDPLADEAVLALAKLSSGKAVRTLNSFLNEGSAAIPDAPDALKALFEQLETIPLWVDWERIEMGSQTIQRLSLLIAPVLSLYCLPLMYASPAGTKPLVFTGNFVERAPRRLAETSRFVRLTCQSGGLRRFSEGFKLNVKVRLMHAQVRRLLQSSGQWRREEMGIPVNQCHMAVTLILLSLGVVKGLRELGVIFTQAEVEGILHLWAYSGYISGVDSEFLCASETQAESLLQLLFAQEGFPNEDSRLLVQALRTMPLPKQLSGVPWFDDVALTLSRSLLGDHFADSLKIPTSEWTWVVPFIRPLLSVFSEAQRHVPGMADLATSVGTMTWETMESALTARPEPVKPSSHTS from the coding sequence ATGACATTCAAACATTCTTACTACCGCTTTGATGAGGCATTTCAGGAATATGGGTTGCAGGCAACACGGTGTAAGGAATTTCTTTTTAAAGGAGATCCCTTAGCCGATGAAGCAGTTTTGGCTTTAGCAAAGCTTTCTTCTGGTAAAGCGGTTAGAACTCTCAATAGCTTTTTGAACGAGGGCAGTGCTGCCATTCCAGATGCCCCAGATGCACTAAAAGCGCTCTTTGAGCAATTGGAGACCATACCACTATGGGTTGACTGGGAGCGCATCGAGATGGGTAGTCAAACTATTCAGCGACTTTCCTTGCTAATTGCTCCTGTGCTGAGCTTATATTGCCTCCCACTTATGTATGCTTCTCCAGCAGGTACAAAACCCTTAGTATTTACAGGCAATTTTGTGGAACGCGCTCCTCGACGCTTGGCAGAGACCAGTCGCTTTGTGCGGCTAACCTGTCAGTCAGGGGGATTGCGTAGGTTTAGTGAGGGCTTTAAGCTGAATGTGAAGGTTCGTTTAATGCATGCTCAGGTGCGACGTCTGTTGCAGAGTTCGGGACAGTGGCGTCGTGAAGAGATGGGAATACCTGTTAATCAATGTCATATGGCAGTCACACTCATCTTACTCTCCTTGGGGGTAGTTAAGGGATTACGGGAGTTAGGCGTAATTTTTACCCAAGCAGAAGTAGAAGGCATTTTACACCTTTGGGCTTATTCTGGGTACATCTCTGGGGTGGATTCAGAATTTTTGTGTGCCTCAGAAACCCAAGCTGAGAGTCTCTTACAACTGTTATTTGCCCAAGAAGGTTTTCCCAATGAGGATTCGCGATTGCTTGTGCAAGCACTTCGGACGATGCCTCTGCCGAAACAGTTATCAGGCGTTCCTTGGTTTGACGATGTTGCTCTAACCCTGTCCCGTTCACTGTTGGGAGATCATTTTGCAGATTCCCTCAAAATCCCTACATCTGAATGGACATGGGTTGTTCCCTTCATACGTCCACTCCTATCAGTTTTTTCAGAAGCCCAACGTCATGTACCAGGCATGGCTGATTTGGCGACATCTGTGGGAACAATGACTTGGGAGACAATGGAAAGTGCCCTTACCGCTCGCCCCGAGCCAGTTAAACCCTCTAGTCATACTTCGTGA